A genomic window from Bacillus rossius redtenbacheri isolate Brsri chromosome 7, Brsri_v3, whole genome shotgun sequence includes:
- the LOC134534444 gene encoding octopamine receptor 1-like: MEEVGASNGSNASSEVTPPTHLPWQHVSLITLLCIVIIITVVGNTLIILAVLTTRRLRTVTNCFIMSLSVADWLVGIFVMPPEVVRLSMAGAWKLGWALCEIWVSLDILLCTASILSLCAISVDRYLAVTRPLTYSRKTRSKRLAMIMILVVWLTAVAITCPPIFGWYDAEHNKPDICRYNQNVGYVVFSAMGSFFLPLVVMLYVYMRISCVVAHRHSQLNSLDNSSQRSSRFITTNHHEESEQDHSECEDVNLSSTFPSIAGADGPRFSAQHHRRSLRSHYTYCAAACGEQHQQHQQHQRGATLRRAPPEESSASRVSSFRQESKTTQVLSVVVGGFVACWLPFFVVYLLQPFLPPGAVPSLIMAFLVWLGWINSAMNPFIYAFYNPDFRIAFWRLTFRHCFKSRKPMDPALQRHK, encoded by the exons GTGGGAAACACCCTGATCATCCTGGCAGTGCTGACAACCCGCAGGCTGCGCACTGTTACCAACTGCTTCATCATGTCCCTCTCCGTCGCCGACTGGCTGGTCGGGATATTCGTCATGCCCCCGGAAGTTGTGCGCCTGTCGATGG CGGGAGCCTGGAAGCTGGGCTGGGCGCTGTGCGAGATCTGGGTGTCGCTGGACATCCTGCTGTGCACCGCCTCCATCCTCAGCCTGTGCGCCATCAGCGTGGACCGCTACCTGGCGGTCACGCGGCCGCTCACCTACTCGCGCAAGACGCGCTCCAAGCGGCTCGCCATGATCATGATCCTCGTCGTGTGGCTCACCGCCGTCGCCATCACCTGCCCGCCCATCTTCGGCTG GTACGACGCCGAGCACAACAAGCCCGACATCTGCCGCTACAACCAGAACGTGGGCTACGTCGTGTTCTCGGCCATGGGCTCCTTCTTCCTGCCGCTGGTGGTGATGCTGTACGTGTACATGCGCATCTCGTGCGTCGTGGCGCACCGCCACTCACAGCTCAACTCGCTGGACAACTCCTCGCAG cgaTCAAGCAGGTTCATTACCACGAACCATCATGAGGAGTCTGAGCAAGACCATTCCGAGTGTGAGGATGTCAATTTGTCCAGCACTTTTCCCAG CATCGCGGGCGCGGACGGCCCCAGGTTCTCGGCGCAGCACCACCGCCGCTCGCTCCGGTCGCACTACACGTACTGCGCGGCGGCGTGCGGcgagcagcaccagcagcaccagcagcaccagCGGGGAGCCACGCTGCGCCGCGCGCCGCCCGAGGAGTCCTCCGCCAGCCGGGTGTCGTCCTTCCGCCAGGAGAGCAAGACCACGCAGGTGCTGTCGGTGGTGGTGGGCGGCTTCGTGGCGTGCTGGCTGCCCTTCTTCGTGGTGTACCTGCTGCAGCCGTTCCTGCCGCCCGGCGCAGTGCCGTCGCTCATCATGGCGTTCCTCGTGTGGCTGG GTTGGATCAACTCGGCCATGAACCCATTTATCTACGCGTTTTACAACCCAGACTTTCGGATTGCGTTCTGGAGGCTGACGTTTCGTCACTGCTTCAAGTCGCGGAAGCCAATGGACCCTGCCCTGCAGCGACACAAGTAG